One part of the Dysidea avara chromosome 10, odDysAvar1.4, whole genome shotgun sequence genome encodes these proteins:
- the LOC136236533 gene encoding chaperonin GroEL-like yields MAESSPPAADILKDGFLSKQGGGYRNWKKRYCILRENSLSYYVKKGDNKPKKVIDLTEGRGVREKKQCTMQDWPGDAKFCFGVASSKRTWYFYGSDGKDVKEWMDLIQQCIEKVGKPTKDWGNDPEGKPESVVSKAIRNTTKTAIKHGKGHIPSTGNEYLDGAVSTAADVAENQLDADPHASAKDRLKMAGGDVISGVADTVDNPVVTVAANVAKDQLEADEDLSLKQRLALAGGSAVEGVGEVTEIDAVGIAGGVIKDQATADEDASLKERMAIGVGSVAAGVKEGADDALVYHVAKSVEQGAGDVADHYADNRDTSSDSE; encoded by the exons ATGGCAGAATCTTCTCCACCAGCCGCAGATATTCTTAAAGACGGATTTCTTTCTAAGCAAG GTGGTGGATAtcg taacTGGAAGAAGAGATACTGTATTTTAAGAGAGAATTCACTTAGTTACTATGTCAAAAAGGGTGACAACAAGCCTAAGAAGGTAATAGACTTGACAGAGGGACGTGGAGTGAGAGAAAAGAAACAATGCACAATGCAGGATTGGCCTGGAGATGCTAAATTTTGTTTTGGAGTGGCATCGTCAAAGAGAACATGGTACTTCTATGGTTCTGATGGAAAGGATGTAAA GGAATGGATGGATTTAATACAGCAATGCATTGAAAAG GTTGGTAAACCAACTAAAGACTGGGGAAATGATCCTGAAGGAAAGCCAGAGAGTGTGGTCTCAAAAGCTATTCGGAATACAACTAAAACTGCAATAAAACATGGCAAAGGACATATTCCAAGCACTGGGAATGAGTACCTTGATGGTGCTGTATCTACAGCAGCTGATGTAGCAGAGAATCAGTTAGATGCAGATCCTCATGCATCAGCAAAGGATAGGCTGAAGATGGCTGGAGGTGACGTGATATCTGGTGTGGCTGATACTGTGGACAATCCTGTTGTAACTGTGGCAGCTAATGTTGCCAAA GACCAATTAGAAGCAGATGAAGATCTCTCACTGAAGCAGCGACTAGCCCTAGCTGGTGGTAGTGCTGTAGAAGGAGTGGGAGAAGTTACTGAAATTGATGCAGTAGGAATTGCAG GAGGAGTAATCAAAGATCAGGCGACAGCAGATGAAGATGCTAGCCTGAAAGAGCGAATGGCAATCGGTGTGGGAAGTGTTGCAGCTGGAGTTAAAGAAGGTGCGGATGATGCATTAGTATATCATGTTGCTAAGTCAGTTGAACAAGGAGCTGGAGATGTGGCTGATCATTATGCTGACAATCGGGACACATCCTCAGATTCTGAATAA
- the LOC136236547 gene encoding uncharacterized protein has translation MAEAPTLEETSEVLKAGYLYKQGGNIRNWKKRWFILHETTLNYYAKEGDDKEKNTIDFTKGRGIRAKKECNIDDDWPGNAKHCFGVAIEGRTWYFFGEDPSDVEDWKTQIQTCIDKYGKPNTDWKNDTVGQPVNPAIKIIQAISLKMAKMVRSNVDIDTGNEHLNAVGKVGAQVAEDQIAADPHATPQERLKKAGTGVATGIQENVDNDAVKVAAGVAKDQLEADDGLTVEQRLALAGGSALEGVGDAMDNDAIAIAGGVVKDQATADPDVNVKQRAAIAVGSAAGGVKDATDSEAVKVVAKAVEKGAEKAEEKFADGNNGDDNEH, from the exons ATGGCTGAGGCGCCAACATTGGAAGAAACATCGGAAGTTTTAAAAGCAGGATACCTCTACAAGCAAG GTGGAAATATCAGAAATTGGAAGAAGCGATGGTTTATTTTACATGAGACAACACTTAACTACTATGCCAAGGAAGGAGAcgataaagaaaaaaataccATCGACTTTACGAAAGGCCGTGGAATAAGAGCAAAGAAGGAATGTAACATTGATGACGACTGGCCAGGAAATGCCAAGCACTGTTTTGGTGTAGCCATTGAAGGTAGAACCTGGTACTTTTTTGGAGAGGATCCTTCTGATGTAGA GGACTGGAAGACACAGATCCAGACTTGTATTGACAAA TATGGCAAGCCTAATACAGACTGGAAGAATGATACAGTTGGCCAGCCAGTTAATCCAGCCATAAAAATAATCCAAGCTATCAGTCTGAAAATGGCAAAGATGGTTCGGAGTAATGTTGACATTGATACAGGCAACGAACACCTCAATGCTGTTGGCAAAGTTGGAGCACAAGTAGCTGAGGACCAAATTGCTGCTGATCCACATGCCACGCCACAAGAGAGACTAAAGAAGGCTGGCACTGGTGTCGCAACTGGTATACAAGAAAATGTTGACAATGATGCTGTGAAGGTTGCAGCTGGTGTTGCTAAA GATCAACTAGAGGCCGATGACGGCTTGACCGTGGAGCAACGGCTAGCACTAGCTGGAGGAAGTGCCTTAGAAGGAGTTGGGGATGCAATGGACAATGATGCTATTGCAATAGCAG GTGGTGTGGTTAAAGACCAAGCAACAGCTGATCCAGATGTTAATGTGAAGCAAAGAGCAGCAATCGCTGTTGGTAGTGCAGCTGGGGGGGTGAAGGATGCCACAGACAGTGAAGCAGTGAAAGTTGTGGCGAAGGCTGTTGAGAAGGGAGCAGAAAAGGCTGAAGAGAAATTTGCAGATGGTAATAATGGCGATGACAATGAACATTAA